One genomic segment of Stigmatella erecta includes these proteins:
- a CDS encoding serine/threonine protein kinase, whose amino-acid sequence METTRDGGWKQGCLAEGTRIGPWRVVRWHGQGAHGVLYQAVQVRSPWPSPVALKLALAPEDPRFAREVTLLTRLRHPCLPRLLGHGHWRHPAGTHHPFIALEWVEGTSLYDWARERNPSSRQVLLLFAQLTRALQAIHRAHAVHRDVKGGNILVRASDDRPVLTDFGSGDYQGSERLTWRSMPPFTRAYRSPEASRFAFRFIHEPESHYVARPSDDLFSLGVTAYRLLTGRYPPTQLPSAEAPTWNPADEGPWSLRSLNPRMASALEALVLRMLSPLPEARGTAQELAEALELAAARAGAEAELPLFEPSRLPQERPSLFRQASAWALGLRSVTSLAVGLLLLWLGQTVSQRANVSLLRRLAPADAGARDAGSVAVGDTSLTAPSASHLAPSSEVIALDLPPTPLPGQSVPDTNGRCLRRGQVAINGGCWIKFALDDEACAENADTTYVHKGRCYAPAFPPRRQPTSTQGPNVSP is encoded by the coding sequence ATGGAGACCACGCGCGATGGCGGCTGGAAACAAGGCTGCCTTGCAGAAGGAACCCGAATCGGCCCGTGGCGCGTGGTGCGCTGGCACGGACAGGGGGCCCATGGCGTCCTCTACCAAGCCGTACAGGTACGCTCCCCATGGCCCTCGCCCGTGGCGCTCAAGTTGGCACTTGCTCCAGAAGACCCGCGCTTCGCCCGGGAGGTGACGCTGCTCACCCGCCTACGCCATCCCTGCCTCCCTCGCCTTCTCGGCCACGGGCATTGGCGGCACCCGGCGGGGACGCATCACCCCTTCATCGCCCTCGAATGGGTCGAGGGCACGTCCCTGTATGACTGGGCCCGCGAGCGCAATCCCTCCTCCCGCCAAGTCCTCCTGCTCTTCGCCCAGTTGACCCGCGCCCTCCAGGCCATTCATAGGGCTCACGCCGTTCACCGGGACGTGAAGGGCGGCAACATCCTGGTTCGCGCTTCGGATGACCGGCCCGTCCTCACCGACTTCGGCTCCGGCGATTACCAGGGCTCCGAACGCCTTACCTGGCGCTCCATGCCTCCGTTCACCCGGGCCTACCGTTCTCCCGAGGCCTCTCGCTTCGCCTTCCGCTTCATCCACGAGCCCGAGTCTCACTACGTGGCCCGGCCTTCCGACGACCTGTTCTCCCTGGGCGTCACCGCCTACCGGCTCCTCACCGGCCGTTACCCGCCTACCCAACTGCCCTCCGCAGAGGCTCCTACGTGGAACCCCGCGGACGAGGGGCCCTGGTCTCTCCGAAGCCTCAATCCCCGGATGGCGTCTGCGCTCGAAGCCCTCGTCCTGCGCATGCTCTCCCCCCTGCCCGAAGCTCGCGGGACGGCTCAGGAGTTGGCCGAGGCGCTGGAACTCGCCGCGGCACGCGCGGGCGCAGAGGCGGAACTTCCCCTCTTCGAGCCGTCGCGTCTTCCGCAGGAAAGGCCTTCTCTTTTCAGGCAGGCCTCTGCCTGGGCCCTGGGCCTGCGGAGCGTCACCTCACTGGCGGTGGGACTGCTGCTCCTGTGGCTGGGGCAGACCGTGTCCCAAAGGGCCAACGTGTCCCTCCTCCGGAGGCTGGCCCCCGCGGACGCTGGCGCCCGCGATGCGGGGAGCGTTGCCGTGGGCGATACCTCGCTGACGGCCCCCAGTGCGTCCCACCTCGCCCCCTCCTCGGAAGTCATCGCACTGGACTTGCCTCCCACTCCCCTCCCCGGACAGAGCGTTCCAGACACGAATGGCCGGTGCCTCCGCCGGGGGCAAGTCGCGATCAATGGCGGCTGCTGGATCAAATTCGCCCTGGACGACGAAGCCTGCGCGGAGAACGCCGACACCACCTACGTCCATAAGGGCCGGTGTTACGCCCCTGCCTTCCCTCCCCGGCGCCAGCCCACTTCCACCCAAGGCCCCAACGTTTCCCCATGA
- a CDS encoding M50 family metallopeptidase produces the protein MYALLALLALGLLLAVHELGHLVAARLLGLRVPRFSLGFGPPLLSFRLLGTEYVIAAIPLGASATIHGMNPHAPGPPADAKSYRDQRPWRRVLVTLAGSLANYLLALGILFALYTSGTHVVVPLTVGTVVPGSEAARAQLLPGDRILSVDGQPTKSWSDFVEVIARSPGQDRTLVVTRDGETRVVQVRPRADERGAGRIGVSQQYVFREHAGTEALTQALLHTRRVAVEGVNLLVRMVRGPDPLEEPTSSVTVMRQSSDAASSGWDSFLRVLVTISVALALVHLLPVPGLDGGRLVFLALESARGKPISPHVETLAHTVGVLAMTGVILAVAAAEVRHALSRAPPPPPAPLAATPPASSPDAGAASPVGLPPPLDGGLPAVPPPPASVPDAGTAAGPLTKPDGGPEPADGGAANRG, from the coding sequence ATGTACGCCCTCCTGGCACTGCTTGCCCTCGGCCTGCTGCTGGCCGTGCATGAGCTGGGGCACCTCGTGGCCGCGCGGCTGCTCGGGCTGCGCGTGCCCCGCTTCTCGCTGGGCTTTGGCCCTCCCCTGCTGTCCTTCCGGCTGCTGGGGACCGAGTACGTCATCGCCGCCATTCCCCTGGGGGCCTCGGCCACCATTCACGGGATGAACCCCCACGCGCCGGGGCCACCCGCGGATGCGAAGAGCTACCGGGACCAGCGCCCGTGGCGGCGGGTGCTCGTCACGCTCGCGGGCTCGCTGGCCAACTACCTGCTCGCCCTGGGCATCCTCTTCGCGCTCTACACCTCGGGCACGCACGTGGTGGTGCCGCTCACTGTGGGCACCGTGGTGCCCGGCTCGGAGGCCGCCCGCGCCCAGCTGCTGCCGGGGGACCGCATCCTCAGCGTGGACGGGCAGCCCACGAAGAGCTGGTCGGATTTCGTGGAAGTCATCGCCCGGAGCCCCGGCCAGGACCGCACCCTCGTCGTCACCCGGGACGGGGAGACGCGCGTGGTGCAGGTGCGCCCCCGCGCCGATGAGCGGGGGGCCGGCCGCATCGGGGTGAGCCAGCAATACGTCTTCCGCGAGCACGCCGGGACGGAGGCCCTCACGCAGGCCCTGCTGCACACCCGGCGCGTGGCCGTGGAGGGTGTGAACCTCCTGGTGCGCATGGTGCGCGGGCCTGACCCGCTGGAGGAGCCCACCAGCTCCGTCACCGTGATGCGTCAGTCCTCCGACGCGGCCTCCAGCGGCTGGGACTCGTTCCTGCGCGTGCTGGTGACCATCTCGGTGGCGCTCGCGCTGGTGCACCTGCTGCCCGTGCCCGGGCTGGATGGGGGACGGCTCGTGTTCCTCGCCCTCGAGTCGGCGCGGGGCAAGCCCATCTCCCCCCACGTGGAGACGCTGGCCCACACTGTGGGGGTCCTGGCCATGACGGGCGTCATCCTCGCCGTGGCGGCCGCCGAGGTCCGCCATGCCCTGTCCCGCGCGCCCCCGCCGCCCCCCGCCCCCCTGGCCGCCACGCCCCCCGCATCCTCGCCCGATGCGGGAGCAGCTTCGCCCGTGGGGCTGCCCCCTCCCCTGGATGGGGGGCTTCCGGCCGTCCCCCCGCCGCCAGCCTCCGTGCCGGACGCTGGGACAGCAGCCGGCCCTTTGACAAAACCGGACGGAGGGCCGGAACCGGCCGACGGGGGCGCTGCGAACAGGGGGTGA
- a CDS encoding M91 family zinc metallopeptidase gives MVTSDGHSVRLTAEQAKNVTIRGGEGNDRIAVDADVKANLRIEGGNGNDTLVGGGGKNTLVGGAGDDYIQGGAGNDRIEGGSGRDMLYGLGGNDTMLGGVGRDYMDGGAGNDSVNGGTGNDQVMGGRGNDTLAGGSGNDVLAAGDGKDRVNGGTGRDTLYTQTGDTLSSSKKERLGDTVTKVNLDTRSRAGGVPGSSITVEGDAAFKARVQSDLDVLRSTPKGREMLLALDNSGHTTTVRQAPAAEGNSAQPTDRPNAWLNPDGTPGTGSDAYINYNPERTVLGGGAEDWRTRPPIVGFFHEMVHAYNYATGTLALGETGGVNNRELAAVGLPYDHDGNASTPDMHPGHTSENRLREELGLPARPEY, from the coding sequence ATGGTGACCTCGGACGGGCACAGCGTCAGGCTGACGGCGGAACAGGCGAAGAACGTCACCATTCGTGGCGGCGAGGGCAATGACCGCATCGCCGTGGACGCCGATGTGAAGGCGAACCTCCGCATCGAGGGTGGGAATGGCAACGACACGCTCGTGGGCGGCGGAGGCAAGAACACGCTCGTGGGGGGGGCTGGCGACGACTACATCCAAGGCGGAGCGGGTAACGATCGCATTGAAGGTGGGTCCGGTCGCGACATGCTTTATGGCCTGGGCGGCAATGACACGATGTTGGGCGGCGTCGGCCGTGACTACATGGACGGTGGTGCGGGAAACGACTCCGTCAACGGTGGCACGGGCAATGACCAAGTGATGGGCGGCCGTGGCAATGACACGCTCGCGGGTGGCTCCGGCAACGACGTGTTGGCCGCAGGTGATGGCAAGGACAGGGTCAACGGGGGCACAGGCCGTGACACCCTCTACACCCAGACTGGCGATACCCTCTCCAGTTCGAAGAAAGAGCGTCTCGGAGACACCGTCACCAAGGTGAACCTGGACACCCGCAGCCGCGCGGGCGGGGTTCCGGGCAGTTCCATTACCGTCGAAGGTGATGCGGCCTTCAAGGCACGCGTGCAGTCCGACCTAGATGTTCTGCGCTCCACTCCCAAGGGCCGGGAGATGCTGCTGGCGCTCGACAACAGCGGCCACACCACCACTGTTCGCCAGGCGCCAGCGGCCGAGGGCAACTCCGCCCAACCCACGGATCGCCCTAATGCCTGGCTGAATCCGGATGGAACCCCGGGCACTGGCTCCGATGCGTATATTAACTACAACCCCGAGCGTACGGTGCTCGGCGGTGGCGCGGAGGACTGGCGGACGCGCCCGCCCATCGTGGGTTTCTTCCACGAGATGGTGCACGCATATAACTATGCCACCGGCACGCTGGCACTGGGGGAGACGGGCGGGGTGAACAACCGTGAGCTGGCGGCCGTGGGCTTGCCGTACGATCACGACGGCAACGCGAGCACTCCGGACATGCACCCTGGCCACACCAGTGAGAACCGGCTTCGAGAGGAACTCGGCCTGCCCGCCCGGCCAGAGTACTGA
- a CDS encoding molybdenum cofactor biosynthesis protein, with product MGTVTVLYFAVARERAGLAREELDVADGARVKDVLGLLVARHPALLPLLPHLRVAVDQEFVPVEAPVPPGAELALIPPVAGGSGLFAVVDRPLRLEEVVAAVSGEAYGGLVTFSGSVRNQTRGRRVLRLEYEAYPPMAEKQLAVIGAEAAERFGGTRLAIVHRVGTLAPGELAVVIAAAAPHRKEAFLACEHAIERLKQDVPIWKKEFFEDGEVWVGLGP from the coding sequence ATGGGAACCGTCACCGTTCTCTATTTCGCCGTGGCCCGGGAGCGCGCGGGCCTGGCGCGCGAGGAGCTGGACGTCGCCGACGGCGCCCGGGTGAAGGACGTGCTGGGGCTGCTCGTGGCCCGGCACCCGGCGCTCCTGCCGCTCTTGCCGCACCTGCGGGTGGCGGTGGACCAGGAGTTCGTGCCGGTGGAGGCCCCGGTGCCCCCGGGCGCCGAGCTCGCGCTCATTCCGCCGGTGGCGGGCGGCTCGGGGCTGTTCGCGGTGGTGGACCGGCCGCTGCGGCTGGAGGAAGTGGTGGCGGCCGTGTCGGGCGAGGCGTACGGCGGGCTGGTGACGTTCTCGGGCTCGGTGCGCAACCAGACGCGCGGCCGGCGCGTGCTGCGGCTCGAATACGAGGCCTACCCGCCCATGGCCGAGAAGCAGCTGGCCGTCATCGGCGCGGAGGCCGCGGAGCGCTTTGGCGGCACGCGGCTGGCCATCGTGCACCGCGTGGGGACGTTGGCGCCCGGGGAGCTGGCGGTGGTCATCGCCGCCGCTGCCCCGCACCGGAAGGAAGCGTTCCTGGCGTGTGAGCACGCCATCGAGCGCCTCAAGCAGGATGTGCCCATCTGGAAGAAGGAGTTCTTCGAGGATGGGGAGGTCTGGGTGGGCCTGGGGCCCTGA
- a CDS encoding NUDIX domain-containing protein, with protein sequence MAETEFKNPTPTVDCIIELSGERIVLIRRANPPVGWALPGGFVDEGEPLHAAAVREVQEETGLQVELIEQFFTYSDPKRDPRKHTLSTVYIGRAQGEPQGSDDAAEARAFPVDALPKELCFDHGTILSDYLAYKRTGQRRKL encoded by the coding sequence ATGGCCGAGACCGAGTTCAAGAATCCGACCCCCACCGTGGACTGCATCATCGAGCTGAGCGGCGAGCGCATCGTCCTCATCCGCCGTGCCAACCCGCCCGTGGGCTGGGCGCTGCCCGGCGGCTTCGTGGACGAGGGCGAGCCCCTGCACGCGGCCGCCGTGCGCGAGGTGCAGGAGGAGACCGGCCTCCAGGTGGAGCTCATCGAGCAGTTCTTCACCTACTCGGATCCGAAGCGCGATCCGCGCAAGCACACCCTGTCCACCGTCTACATCGGCCGGGCGCAGGGCGAGCCCCAGGGCTCGGACGATGCCGCCGAGGCCCGCGCCTTCCCCGTGGACGCCCTGCCGAAGGAGCTCTGCTTCGATCACGGCACCATCCTCTCGGACTACCTGGCCTACAAGCGGACCGGCCAGCGCCGGAAGCTCTGA
- the acs gene encoding acetate--CoA ligase produces MAEPQRPQQEIQSVLTENRVFPPPEEFSRKAHLRSMEDYHRLREEAAKDPQAYWGARAREELYWKEPFQTVLDWKPPHARWFVEGRTNLAYNCLDRHLPKLKDKPAILFEGEPGDRRTVTYGELAAQVNRLANGLKSLGVKKGDRVGIYLPMVPEAAVAMLACARIGAVHSVVFGGFSAEALQDRMNDAGAKVLLTADGGWRKGAVVPLKKNVDAALPNMRTIEKVVVAKRAGDAGTPGPKDVSWEELVKGQSDTCEPEWVESEHPLFILYTSGSTGKPKGVMHTTGGYSVYASLTTRWVFDLKEDDIYWCTADVGWVTGHSYVVYGPLLNGVTSVIYEGAPTQPGPERFWEIIARYKISILYTAPTAIRSFMRLGDEIPRKHDLSSLRLLGSVGEPINPEAWMWYRDVIGGGRCPVVDTWWQTETGGIMISPLPGATPTKPGSATFPLPGIHAEILDREGAPVPKGQGGLLFVTHPWPSMLRTVYGDPDRYVKTYFSELPGKYFTGDGARTDADGYIWLMGRVDDVVNVAGHRLGTAEVESALVAHPRVAEAAVVGRPDELKGTALVAFITLKKGTVPSPELKKELATHVAKEIGAIARPDELRFAEALPKTRSGKIMRRLLRDVASGKQSTGDTSTLEDLNVLATLRQDED; encoded by the coding sequence ATGGCTGAACCGCAGCGTCCGCAGCAGGAGATCCAGTCGGTCCTCACGGAAAACCGAGTCTTCCCTCCTCCAGAGGAGTTCTCGCGGAAGGCCCACCTGCGCAGCATGGAGGACTACCACCGCCTGCGGGAAGAGGCGGCGAAGGATCCTCAAGCGTACTGGGGCGCCCGGGCCCGGGAGGAGCTGTACTGGAAGGAGCCCTTCCAGACGGTGCTGGACTGGAAGCCGCCCCACGCCCGCTGGTTCGTCGAGGGGCGCACCAACCTGGCCTACAACTGTCTGGACCGGCACCTGCCGAAGCTCAAGGACAAGCCGGCCATCCTCTTCGAGGGCGAGCCGGGGGACCGGCGCACCGTCACCTACGGGGAGCTGGCGGCGCAGGTGAACCGGCTGGCCAATGGGCTGAAGTCGCTGGGCGTGAAGAAGGGTGACCGGGTGGGCATCTACCTGCCCATGGTGCCCGAGGCGGCGGTGGCGATGCTGGCGTGCGCGCGCATCGGCGCGGTGCACTCGGTGGTGTTTGGCGGCTTCTCCGCGGAGGCGCTCCAGGATCGCATGAATGACGCGGGCGCCAAGGTGCTGCTCACCGCCGATGGCGGCTGGCGCAAGGGCGCGGTGGTGCCGCTGAAGAAGAACGTGGATGCGGCGCTGCCCAACATGCGCACCATCGAGAAGGTGGTGGTGGCCAAGCGCGCCGGGGATGCCGGCACGCCCGGGCCCAAGGACGTGTCCTGGGAGGAGCTGGTCAAGGGCCAGAGCGACACCTGCGAGCCGGAGTGGGTGGAGAGCGAGCACCCGCTGTTCATCCTCTACACCTCGGGCTCCACGGGGAAGCCCAAGGGCGTGATGCACACCACGGGCGGCTATTCGGTCTATGCGTCGCTCACGACGCGCTGGGTGTTCGACCTCAAGGAGGACGACATCTACTGGTGCACCGCGGACGTGGGCTGGGTGACGGGGCACAGCTACGTGGTGTACGGCCCGCTGCTCAACGGCGTGACGTCGGTCATCTACGAGGGCGCGCCCACGCAGCCCGGCCCGGAGCGGTTCTGGGAGATCATCGCGCGCTACAAGATCTCCATCCTCTACACGGCGCCCACCGCCATCCGCTCCTTCATGCGGCTGGGGGACGAGATTCCGCGCAAGCATGACCTGTCATCGCTGCGGCTGCTGGGCTCGGTGGGGGAGCCCATCAACCCCGAGGCGTGGATGTGGTACCGCGACGTCATCGGCGGCGGGCGGTGCCCGGTGGTGGACACGTGGTGGCAGACGGAGACGGGCGGCATCATGATTTCGCCGCTGCCGGGCGCCACGCCCACCAAGCCGGGCTCGGCCACGTTCCCGCTGCCGGGCATCCACGCGGAGATTCTGGACCGGGAAGGCGCGCCGGTGCCGAAGGGGCAGGGCGGCCTGCTGTTCGTCACCCACCCGTGGCCCTCCATGCTGCGCACGGTGTACGGGGACCCGGACCGCTACGTGAAGACGTACTTCAGCGAGCTGCCGGGCAAGTACTTCACCGGTGACGGCGCCCGCACGGACGCCGACGGCTACATCTGGCTCATGGGCCGCGTGGACGACGTGGTGAACGTCGCGGGCCACCGCCTGGGCACGGCGGAGGTGGAGAGCGCGCTGGTGGCGCACCCCCGCGTCGCCGAGGCCGCGGTGGTGGGCCGTCCGGACGAGCTGAAGGGCACGGCGTTGGTGGCCTTCATCACGCTCAAGAAGGGCACGGTGCCCTCCCCCGAGCTGAAGAAGGAGCTGGCCACCCACGTGGCCAAGGAGATCGGCGCCATCGCCCGGCCGGATGAGCTCCGGTTCGCCGAGGCGCTGCCGAAGACGCGCTCGGGGAAGATCATGCGCCGGCTCCTGCGGGACGTGGCCTCGGGCAAGCAGAGCACCGGGGACACGAGCACGCTGGAGGACCTCAACGTCCTGGCGACGCTGCGTCAGGACGAGGACTAG
- a CDS encoding DUF2381 family protein encodes MFQPLRLSLALALLWGAVARAEPSHGRRVERLRAVTIASNPAAPLPEVHVTGDKPTVLVFPAPIQTKTLTFDESRIRVLEAGALSVLVQAVTDLKEGERHEIGVFFADGRAPSRAAFVLVTDPTEVDARIDVQRPELPAEPCPSEAQPRVPLPEDFVLLGYLGDKGVSVAPVKDVDDEAQGFKTTSGFFYLGNGWALVSLMVRNHFEHPAWIPREATFTGPLGLTLRARLVVAGGDLIEPGVVGWVLAVVDKPTLSADTSFTLELRGKDGRNLKVPDVRFPKAKLEVSQ; translated from the coding sequence TTGTTCCAACCGCTTAGATTGTCCCTGGCGCTCGCGCTGCTCTGGGGGGCTGTGGCGCGGGCCGAGCCGTCGCATGGAAGGCGCGTCGAGCGCTTGCGAGCTGTCACCATCGCCAGCAACCCCGCTGCTCCGCTTCCCGAGGTTCACGTCACGGGAGATAAGCCGACGGTCCTCGTCTTCCCAGCGCCGATCCAGACGAAGACCCTCACCTTCGATGAGTCCCGGATCCGTGTGCTGGAGGCTGGAGCACTCTCGGTGCTCGTTCAAGCCGTGACGGACCTGAAGGAAGGCGAGCGCCACGAGATCGGGGTGTTCTTCGCCGATGGAAGGGCGCCGTCACGGGCCGCCTTCGTGCTCGTGACAGACCCTACGGAAGTGGACGCCCGGATCGACGTCCAGCGCCCCGAACTGCCCGCCGAGCCTTGCCCAAGCGAAGCTCAGCCCCGGGTGCCGCTCCCGGAAGATTTCGTGTTGCTTGGGTACTTGGGCGATAAGGGTGTATCGGTCGCGCCGGTCAAGGATGTCGACGATGAGGCTCAGGGATTTAAAACAACCTCGGGGTTCTTCTATCTCGGGAATGGATGGGCGCTGGTTTCACTTATGGTTAGGAATCACTTTGAGCATCCCGCGTGGATACCGCGAGAGGCAACTTTCACGGGGCCTTTAGGTTTGACATTGAGGGCGCGGCTGGTGGTGGCGGGTGGAGACCTCATTGAACCGGGTGTTGTTGGGTGGGTCCTTGCCGTAGTGGATAAGCCGACGTTGAGCGCGGACACGTCATTCACGCTGGAGTTGCGTGGGAAGGATGGCCGGAATCTCAAGGTTCCGGATGTGCGTTTCCCCAAAGCTAAATTGGAGGTGAGTCAATGA
- a CDS encoding ribonuclease HII, with product MSSVEQLLRAPLSELTDRYLVRAQAVPTGLLAALEADCRQGARLLARRIRSRQEKNRAEGQRLRHLLRYETELWEQGLERVAGVDEAGMAPLAGPVVAAAAILPRSYRLKGLDDSKKILDAERREELAVLIKQDAVAWAVGIAEVEEIDRLNIYHAGLLAMRRAVLALGLTPDYALVDARKIPECPCPQRGIVHGDELSMSIAAASILAKTTRDRMMAELDARYPGYGLAAHKGYPTPQHVQALREKGVLPIHRRSFGPVREALGVPPAQAELFPPAPPVNPP from the coding sequence ATGTCGAGCGTAGAACAACTCCTCCGGGCCCCTCTTTCCGAGCTGACTGACCGCTACCTGGTGCGTGCGCAGGCCGTCCCCACGGGACTGCTAGCCGCTCTGGAAGCGGACTGTCGTCAGGGGGCCCGGCTGCTCGCCCGGCGCATTCGCAGCCGGCAGGAGAAGAACCGCGCCGAAGGGCAGCGGCTGCGCCACCTGCTGCGCTACGAGACCGAGCTGTGGGAACAGGGCCTGGAGCGCGTGGCGGGCGTGGACGAGGCGGGCATGGCACCGCTTGCAGGCCCGGTGGTGGCCGCCGCGGCCATCCTTCCCCGGAGCTACCGGCTCAAGGGGCTCGATGACTCGAAGAAGATCCTCGATGCCGAGCGGCGCGAGGAGCTGGCCGTCCTCATCAAGCAGGATGCGGTCGCCTGGGCGGTGGGCATCGCGGAGGTGGAGGAGATCGACCGCCTCAACATCTACCACGCGGGGCTCCTGGCCATGCGGCGGGCGGTGCTGGCGCTGGGGCTCACGCCGGACTACGCCCTGGTGGATGCCCGGAAGATCCCCGAGTGTCCCTGTCCGCAGCGCGGCATCGTGCATGGAGATGAGCTCTCGATGAGCATCGCCGCGGCATCCATCCTCGCGAAGACGACGCGGGACCGGATGATGGCCGAGCTGGATGCCCGCTATCCCGGCTATGGGCTCGCGGCGCACAAGGGCTATCCCACGCCCCAGCACGTGCAGGCCCTGCGGGAGAAGGGCGTGTTGCCCATCCACCGCCGGAGCTTCGGACCCGTGCGGGAAGCCCTCGGCGTGCCGCCCGCTCAGGCGGAGCTTTTTCCCCCGGCTCCACCCGTGAACCCTCCATGA
- a CDS encoding serine/threonine protein kinase, with translation MTTGGFGVPKGAILFELDGIQYEVRENLGGDERGISRFVARQRIGEQTKEKVLLSAVGGSSSLPITKLLRARAKLEEQVRLAKYLEHPGVHRVHGLKKTEGTWYVITEYPRGNTLSTLINLVGECRHWYTPQFTMYVGARVADVLEHAHAAKDEQGRPLNIVHRSIDPDHVYLEWNGMIRVSDFGLSLSNLPGRIPSTVRRLNGDGFYSSPEMILGKRVDARADLFSLGMILLELSTGKNLLDAPDELTAEVKASLSAPKLRRVKRSIERARLSKGSRLLEDAIWRAATYTEADVERATDKLPEGLRMTLHKLLHPALSKRYQTAGELGVDLRHWLREMAFSPDDAIREVTRVMNEAGNHMANTGLDSALPKRRAKSFRAVTR, from the coding sequence ATGACGACAGGCGGTTTCGGTGTTCCGAAGGGGGCGATTCTCTTCGAGCTGGACGGCATTCAGTACGAGGTGCGCGAAAACCTGGGGGGCGATGAACGCGGGATCAGCCGCTTCGTCGCACGGCAGCGCATCGGCGAACAAACGAAGGAAAAAGTTCTGCTCAGCGCAGTCGGCGGTTCGAGCAGCCTTCCGATCACGAAGCTCCTGCGCGCCAGGGCGAAGCTCGAAGAGCAGGTGCGCTTGGCCAAGTACCTTGAACACCCTGGGGTCCATCGGGTCCACGGTTTGAAGAAGACCGAAGGGACATGGTACGTGATCACCGAGTACCCACGCGGCAACACGTTGAGCACCCTCATCAACCTCGTAGGGGAGTGCCGCCATTGGTACACGCCGCAATTCACCATGTATGTCGGTGCCCGAGTGGCGGACGTTTTGGAGCACGCGCACGCGGCAAAGGACGAGCAGGGGCGCCCGTTGAACATCGTTCACCGCTCTATCGATCCGGATCACGTCTACCTGGAATGGAACGGCATGATCCGAGTCTCCGACTTCGGTCTTTCCCTCTCAAATCTACCGGGACGCATTCCCTCCACCGTCCGACGCTTGAACGGGGATGGTTTCTACTCCTCGCCGGAAATGATCCTGGGCAAGCGCGTTGACGCGCGAGCGGATCTCTTCTCCCTGGGGATGATCCTGCTCGAACTGTCCACCGGAAAAAACCTGCTCGATGCGCCGGATGAGCTGACTGCCGAGGTCAAGGCGTCCCTCTCAGCGCCGAAGCTTCGCCGCGTCAAGCGGTCCATTGAACGGGCGCGGCTTTCGAAGGGTTCGCGCCTTCTGGAGGATGCCATCTGGCGCGCGGCGACCTACACGGAAGCAGACGTCGAGCGCGCGACGGACAAGCTCCCGGAAGGCCTGCGCATGACGCTCCACAAGCTCCTGCATCCCGCGCTGAGCAAGCGCTACCAGACGGCGGGGGAACTGGGGGTCGATCTGCGGCATTGGCTGAGGGAGATGGCTTTCAGCCCTGACGATGCGATCAGGGAAGTCACGCGCGTCATGAACGAGGCTGGGAACCACATGGCCAACACGGGACTGGATAGCGCCCTGCCGAAAAGGCGGGCCAAGTCGTTCCGGGCGGTTACGAGGTAA